A window of the Gossypium hirsutum isolate 1008001.06 chromosome A05, Gossypium_hirsutum_v2.1, whole genome shotgun sequence genome harbors these coding sequences:
- the LOC107913962 gene encoding transcriptional corepressor LEUNIG isoform X6 codes for MFSVIDSPEGFLQEWWSLFYEIFAARQTKLQGEAESTSAKSEIKEDQSQSFGPMFMPQLMINQQMALQVPIPRYFDSSLQLLQTNQLRLPNSFVASSSLLQHPINLAQHQAKREQSQGINLGSNILINSNTPNKALKGKLPVTWPHAAGLNESIDPAPLSGWVLDALNYQQPFQILKCQPEKSDKGLSLMPRNLTPTFPGSSAKFSYQNLILPKPEIIENNRPMNTQTVQTEEHQNRYNLLQQLQTGRKKNKLSNSITADQKLGYIKDEENKPVDDTVDSFLSHDHDNVDNTSTPFMNLRSRSNRSIKSEHKGFTFEEVSCLHSCKSKVLSCHFSSDGKLLASAGHEKKVLIWNMETLDFVRTAEGHSLLITDVRFRPSSTIFATSSFDKTVQLWDSAKPSKSLFKLVGHAEQVLSLDFHPRKTDLLCSCDSNNEMRLWNINQRSCVHVSKSATKQVRFQPRPGKLIATASGNVVNVIDAETNKPLSCLKGHNKEVLSICWDPSGKYFASISEDSARMWSVSGGECLHELRSTGNKFQSCTFHPGYSQLLVIGGYQCLELWNPVESNKTWTVEAHRGLISSLADCLQTEMVASASHDQCVKIWK; via the exons ATGTTTTCAGTGATTGATTCTCCCGAAGGGTTCCTACAAGAATGGTGGTCcctattttatgaaatttttgctGCTAGGCAAACAAAGCTTCAAGGGGAAGCAGAAAGTACCTCTGCTAAG TCTGAAATAAAGGAAGATCAATCACAAAGTTTTGGTCCAATGTTTATGCCACAATTGATGATAAATCAGCAAATGGCTCTCCAGGTTCCTATTCCGAGATATTTTGATTCCAGTCTGCAGTTACTTCAAACTAATCAACTGAGGCTCCCAAACTCATTTGTAGCCAGTTCTAG CCTTCTGCAACATCCAATAAATCTTGCTCAGCATCAAGCTAAGAGG GAACAAAGTCAAGGCATTAACTTGGGGAGTAACATTCTTATAAATTCAAACACCCCCAATAAGGCACTAAAAGGCAAGCTTCCAGTAACTTGGCCTCATGCTGCAG GGTTGAATGAATCAATTGATCCAGCACCACTGAGTGGATGGGTTTTGGAT GCACTAAACTATCAGCAACCATTTCAGATATTGAAATGTCAACCAGAGAAATCAGATAAGGGGCTGTCACTTATGCCTAGAAACCTGACACCTACTTTTCCTGGAAGCTCTGCCAAATTCAGTTATCAAAATCTGATACTTCCTAAGCCAGAAATAATTGAGAATAACAGACCG ATGAATACCCAAACCGTGCAAACAGAAGAACATCAAAACCGATATAATCTTTTGCAGCAACTGCAG ACTGgcagaaagaaaaacaaattatcAAACTCGATAACAGCAGATCAGAAATTG GGTTATATCAAAGATGAGGAGAATAAACCTGTTGATGACACTGTTGATTCTTTTCTGTCCCATGATCATGATAATGTTGATAACACAAGCACTCCTTTCATGAATTTAAGGAGTCGTTCTAACAGATCTATTAAAAGTGAACATAAAG GCTTCACGTTTGAAGAGGTTAGTTGCCTTCACTCATGCAAAAGCAAAGTCTTGAGCTGCCATTTTTCATCAGATGGGAAGTTACTAGCTAGTGCTGGGCATGAAAAGAAG GTCTTGATATGGAATATGGAAACTCTCGATTTTGTCAGAACTGCGGAGGGCCATTCCCTTCTCATTACTGATGTTCGTTTTAGACCAAGTTCAACCATATTTGCAACATCGTCTTTTGACAAGACTGTCCAACTATGGGATTCTGCCAAA CCAAGCAAATCACTTTTCAAGCTTGTGGGGCATGCTGAACAGGTTTTGTCATTAGATTTCCATCCTAGAAAGACGGATCTCCTTTGTTCCTGTGATAGTAATAATGAGATGCGGTTATGGAATATCAACCAACGTTCTTGTGTGCATGTCTCTAAG TCAGCGACTAAACAAGTCCGGTTCCAGCCTCGACCAGGAAAGTTGATTGCAACTGCTTCAGGAAATGTTGTGAATGTAATTGACGCTGAAACTAACAAGCCCCTATCCTGTTTGAAG GGGCATAACAAAGAGGTTCTTTCAATTTGCTGGGATCCTAGTGGCAAGTATTTTGCCTCCATCAGTGAAGACAGTGCACGAATGTGGTCAGTATCTGGTGGAGAATGCTTGCATGAATTGCGGTCAACAGGCAACAAGTTCCAGTCCTGCACATTTCATCCAGGGTACTCACAACTCTTGGTCATTGGTGGTTACCAG TGTCTGGAATTATGGAATCCAGTTGAGAGCAATAAAACATGGACAGTTGAAGCACACAGGGGACTAATTTCTTCGCTGGCAGATTGTTTACAAACTGAAATGGTTGCCTCCGCAAGTCATGATCAGTGCGTTAAGATATGGAAGTAA